The Flavobacterium sp. HJ-32-4 genome contains a region encoding:
- a CDS encoding alanine dehydrogenase: MSLTPFTKQQLLPQEEKLEIRPARSSLLIGIPKETCFQERRICLTPDAVSSLVSHGHRVVLETGAGLTSSYSDREYSDAGAGAEITADTRKVFSCPMILKVEPATIDEIQMMQDESVVISAIQLKTRKMSYFEALQKKKITALAFEYIKDHDGSYPAVKSLSEIAGTASILIASELMINNQHGKGLLFGNITGVAPTEVVILGAGTVGEFAATAALGLGASVKVFDNSITKLRRLQHHLAHRVFTSTIQPKALLKALRRCDVAIGAMRGKDRCPVVVTETMVEHMKGGAVIVDVSIDTGGCFETSEVTSHERPTFVKHNVVHYCVPNIPSRYSKTASISISNIITPYLLQIADDGGLEHAIRNDFGLRNGVYCYHGVLTNKAVGDWFNLPYQDINLLVT, encoded by the coding sequence ATGTCACTTACGCCGTTCACCAAGCAACAATTGCTTCCCCAGGAGGAGAAACTCGAAATCCGGCCTGCCCGCAGCAGCCTCCTGATCGGCATTCCCAAAGAGACCTGCTTCCAGGAACGACGCATTTGCCTCACACCCGACGCGGTAAGTTCTTTGGTGTCGCACGGCCATCGCGTAGTGCTTGAAACCGGGGCCGGACTCACCTCCAGCTATTCCGATCGGGAATACAGCGACGCCGGAGCCGGAGCCGAAATCACCGCCGATACACGCAAAGTATTTTCCTGTCCGATGATCCTCAAGGTAGAACCCGCGACCATCGACGAGATACAGATGATGCAGGACGAATCGGTCGTCATCTCCGCCATCCAGCTCAAAACCCGCAAGATGTCGTATTTCGAGGCACTGCAGAAAAAGAAGATCACCGCGTTGGCATTCGAATACATCAAAGACCACGACGGTTCGTATCCGGCCGTAAAATCACTGAGCGAAATCGCCGGCACCGCTTCCATCCTCATCGCCTCCGAACTGATGATCAACAACCAGCACGGCAAGGGACTGCTCTTCGGAAATATCACCGGAGTAGCGCCTACCGAAGTCGTCATCCTTGGCGCTGGAACCGTAGGCGAATTCGCGGCCACCGCCGCACTCGGACTGGGTGCTTCCGTGAAGGTATTCGATAATTCCATCACCAAACTACGCCGCCTGCAACACCACCTCGCGCACCGCGTCTTCACGTCGACCATACAGCCGAAAGCACTGTTGAAAGCACTCCGCCGCTGCGACGTTGCCATCGGCGCCATGCGTGGGAAAGATCGATGTCCGGTCGTCGTCACCGAAACCATGGTCGAACACATGAAAGGCGGTGCCGTAATCGTCGACGTCAGTATCGACACCGGAGGCTGTTTCGAAACCTCTGAAGTCACGTCACACGAGCGTCCGACCTTCGTCAAACACAACGTCGTCCATTATTGTGTGCCCAACATCCCGTCGCGCTATTCCAAAACCGCGTCGATCTCCATCAGCAATATCATCACGCCCTACCTGTTGCAAATCGCAGACGACGGCGGACTCGAGCACGCCATCCGCAACGACTTTGGCCTCCGCAACGGCGTGTATTGCTACCACGGCGTATTGACCAACAAAGCCGTCGGCGACTGGTTCAACCTTCCGTACCAGGACATCAATCTGCTCGTAACATAA
- the tsaE gene encoding tRNA (adenosine(37)-N6)-threonylcarbamoyltransferase complex ATPase subunit type 1 TsaE, translating into MERLFLLEEIDRIAADVLASASHPVIVLNGEMGAGKTTLVNAMCKAMGVVDATSSPTFSLINEYRTDQGDPVFHIDAYRLKNEAEAFAIGMDEYLESGNRCFIEWAEKVPNLLPPTYSIIDLTALPDGRRHLVLR; encoded by the coding sequence ATGGAGCGCCTTTTCCTTCTCGAAGAAATCGACCGCATCGCCGCCGACGTACTTGCATCCGCCTCTCATCCCGTCATCGTCCTCAATGGTGAGATGGGCGCCGGTAAAACCACGCTCGTTAATGCGATGTGTAAAGCCATGGGCGTCGTCGATGCCACCAGCAGCCCTACGTTTTCCCTCATCAATGAATACCGTACCGATCAGGGTGACCCCGTCTTCCACATCGATGCCTACCGATTGAAAAACGAGGCTGAAGCCTTCGCCATCGGAATGGACGAATACCTCGAATCCGGAAACCGTTGCTTCATCGAATGGGCCGAGAAAGTACCTAATCTGCTGCCTCCCACCTATTCGATCATCGACCTGACGGCCCTGCCCGATGGACGCCGGCATTTGGTTTTACGATAA
- a CDS encoding bifunctional response regulator/alkaline phosphatase family protein, with amino-acid sequence MDKIKILWVDDEIDLLKPHILFLEKKNYDVTTCNNGRDAVDLFERENFDIVFLDENMPGMNGLETLQEIKERKSATPVIMITKSEEEYIMEEAIGSKIADYLIKPVNPNQILLSLKKNLDHSRLVSEKTTLDYQKEFRKISMDLGMVRTYEDWIELYRKLLFWEIELDDIEDQGMIQILESQKVEANSQFGKFIERNYEDWFEPKAERPVMSHTLFRELVVPELKKKDRPILFVVVDNLRYDQWKTFESVVANHYRLEKEVAYYSILPTATQYARNAIFSGLLPTEMEKQFPQYWKNDIDEGGKNLFEAEFLTAQLKRLGLNIKQDYFKITNLAGGKKLSDNFKSLKSNDLVTVVYNFVDMLSHAKTEMDVVKELAADDKAYRSLTLSWFRNSPLLEIIQQAQKLGFRLILTTDHGTINVKNPSKVIGDKNTSLNLRYKTGRSLTYEERDVYAVKDPKRIGLPSINMSSSYIFAKNDHFLAYVNNFNHYVSYYRNSYQHGGISLEEMIVPCLVLNPK; translated from the coding sequence ATGGACAAAATCAAAATACTCTGGGTAGACGACGAGATCGACCTCCTCAAACCCCACATCCTCTTTTTAGAAAAGAAAAATTACGACGTCACGACCTGCAACAACGGACGCGACGCCGTCGACCTTTTTGAACGCGAAAACTTCGACATCGTCTTCCTTGACGAGAACATGCCCGGCATGAACGGACTCGAAACGCTTCAGGAGATCAAAGAGCGTAAATCGGCCACACCCGTGATCATGATCACCAAAAGCGAAGAAGAATACATCATGGAAGAGGCCATCGGATCCAAAATCGCCGACTATCTCATCAAACCCGTGAACCCGAACCAGATCCTGCTGAGCCTGAAAAAAAACCTCGACCATTCACGATTGGTATCCGAGAAGACCACCCTCGACTATCAGAAGGAATTCCGCAAGATTTCAATGGATCTCGGAATGGTCCGCACCTATGAAGACTGGATCGAACTCTACCGCAAACTCCTCTTCTGGGAAATCGAACTCGATGACATCGAAGACCAGGGCATGATCCAAATCCTCGAATCACAGAAAGTCGAAGCCAACAGCCAATTCGGCAAATTCATCGAACGCAATTACGAGGATTGGTTCGAACCCAAGGCCGAACGCCCCGTCATGTCGCATACGCTGTTCCGGGAGCTCGTCGTGCCTGAACTCAAGAAAAAAGACCGTCCCATCCTTTTCGTCGTCGTAGACAACCTGCGCTACGACCAATGGAAGACGTTCGAAAGTGTCGTCGCCAACCACTACCGATTGGAAAAGGAAGTGGCATATTATTCGATACTTCCCACCGCCACCCAGTACGCACGGAACGCCATCTTCTCAGGCCTCCTTCCCACCGAAATGGAAAAGCAATTTCCCCAATACTGGAAAAACGACATAGACGAAGGTGGAAAAAACCTGTTTGAAGCAGAATTCCTGACAGCGCAACTCAAGCGCCTCGGACTCAACATCAAACAAGACTACTTCAAAATCACGAATTTGGCCGGCGGCAAAAAACTGTCCGACAACTTCAAGTCGCTCAAATCGAATGATCTCGTAACCGTCGTCTACAACTTCGTCGACATGCTCTCCCACGCCAAAACCGAAATGGATGTGGTGAAAGAACTGGCCGCCGACGACAAAGCCTATCGTTCACTTACGTTGAGTTGGTTCCGCAATTCGCCCCTGCTCGAAATCATCCAACAGGCGCAGAAACTTGGCTTCCGCTTGATACTGACCACCGACCACGGCACCATCAACGTGAAGAATCCTTCGAAGGTCATCGGCGACAAGAACACCAGCCTCAACCTGCGCTACAAAACCGGGCGCAGCCTGACGTATGAAGAACGCGACGTATATGCGGTGAAAGACCCGAAACGCATCGGATTGCCTTCCATCAACATGAGCAGTTCGTATATCTTTGCGAAAAACGACCACTTCCTGGCGTACGTCAACAACTTCAACCACTACGTCAGCTATTACCGGAACTCCTACCAACACGGAGGTATTTCCCTTGAAGAAATGATCGTACCGTGTTTGGTGCTCAACCCGAAATAA
- a CDS encoding formimidoylglutamase — MEKLRVLTASDLAKVTHHRSGEVKFGEKMLTVPKGVLPDTFLRTCEAPYVLVGIPEDIGVRANFGKPGAASAWQSALSAIANIQHNRFCKGSRILALGALNVDAEMEAVAGLDFHKTEDRTKMTELVSEIDREVAHLVFSIVKAGKKPIIIGGGQNNAYGAVKGMALATGKPVNAVNFDAHSDFRIMEGRHNGNAFTYAFEEGFLKKYFIFGLHESYTSKNVLHILKDMEDRVRFNTYDAVKIRRERDFNSELAMALDFVKTSPFGIEVDLDAIPNVASSAMTMSGFSVEEVRQYVSFFASNPNAGYLHIAEGAPSLGDAKDSDLIGKLIGYMVTDFIKANYRKVEGV; from the coding sequence ATGGAAAAATTACGTGTACTCACGGCCTCCGATCTGGCGAAGGTCACCCACCATCGCAGCGGCGAAGTCAAGTTCGGAGAGAAAATGCTGACCGTTCCGAAGGGCGTATTGCCAGACACCTTTCTTCGGACGTGTGAGGCTCCGTATGTGTTGGTTGGTATTCCGGAAGACATCGGTGTACGGGCCAATTTCGGGAAACCAGGGGCCGCCTCTGCCTGGCAAAGCGCACTGTCGGCGATTGCCAACATCCAGCACAACCGGTTCTGCAAGGGAAGCCGCATCCTGGCACTCGGCGCGCTGAACGTCGATGCGGAGATGGAAGCCGTTGCCGGACTCGACTTCCACAAAACAGAAGACCGTACCAAAATGACCGAACTGGTCAGTGAAATCGACCGTGAAGTCGCGCATCTGGTGTTTTCCATCGTGAAGGCCGGTAAAAAACCGATTATCATCGGCGGTGGACAAAACAACGCGTACGGAGCGGTGAAAGGAATGGCATTGGCCACCGGAAAGCCCGTCAATGCGGTCAATTTCGACGCACATTCCGATTTCCGCATCATGGAAGGACGTCACAACGGCAATGCCTTTACCTATGCGTTTGAAGAAGGATTCCTGAAAAAGTATTTCATCTTCGGGCTGCACGAAAGCTATACGTCCAAAAACGTACTCCACATATTGAAGGACATGGAAGACCGGGTGCGGTTCAATACGTACGACGCGGTGAAAATTCGTCGAGAACGCGATTTCAACAGCGAACTGGCAATGGCACTCGACTTTGTAAAAACCAGTCCGTTCGGCATAGAAGTCGACCTCGATGCGATCCCCAATGTCGCCAGCAGTGCCATGACCATGAGCGGATTTTCCGTAGAGGAAGTACGGCAATATGTGAGTTTCTTCGCCTCAAATCCTAACGCCGGCTACCTGCATATCGCAGAAGGTGCGCCTTCACTGGGCGATGCCAAAGACAGTGACCTGATCGGAAAACTCATCGGGTATATGGTCACCGACTTCATTAAGGCAAATTACCGGAAGGTAGAAGGAGTTTGA
- the hutI gene encoding imidazolonepropionase: MLTLLTHIRELLQIREPGVPWVAGADMAILPKLEQAWLLVEDGVIRDFGTMDKFPDVQPDRKVNCSGRVVLPAWCDSHTHLVYAGNRIQEFVDRINGLSYEEIAHRGGGILNSAQRLNDTDEDTLYQESAARLEELMRLGTGAIEIKSGYGLTTEGELKMLRVIRRLRETYPVAIRATFLGAHAFPAAYKQDHEGYLKRIIDEMLPRIAKDGLADYIDAFLETGYFSVDETIRIMEAGKKYGLIPKIHVNQFTAIGGIRACVEHGALSVDHLEIVEDDDIEALKNSRTIPVALPSCSYFISIPYTPARQLISAGLPLALASDFNPGTTPSGNMNFVVATACIKMKMTPEEAINAATLNGAYAMGIEASHGSITRWKRANLIITKPITSFYELPYAFGSNLIQDVMIEGEFVA; the protein is encoded by the coding sequence ATGCTGACGCTGTTGACCCACATCCGTGAATTGTTGCAAATACGCGAACCCGGCGTGCCGTGGGTGGCAGGTGCCGATATGGCAATCCTTCCCAAACTAGAGCAGGCGTGGTTGTTGGTGGAAGACGGCGTGATCCGGGATTTTGGGACTATGGACAAATTCCCCGATGTGCAACCCGACCGCAAAGTGAACTGTTCGGGCCGCGTCGTGCTTCCGGCCTGGTGCGACAGCCATACCCATTTGGTATATGCCGGAAATCGGATACAGGAGTTCGTCGATCGGATCAACGGACTCTCCTACGAAGAAATTGCCCACCGCGGGGGTGGCATCCTCAATTCGGCCCAACGACTGAATGATACAGACGAAGACACGCTGTACCAGGAATCGGCGGCGCGACTCGAAGAACTCATGCGACTCGGAACCGGGGCGATCGAAATCAAATCTGGGTATGGCCTGACGACAGAAGGCGAACTGAAGATGCTACGGGTCATCCGACGGCTTCGGGAAACGTATCCAGTCGCCATCCGGGCCACCTTCCTGGGGGCACATGCCTTCCCGGCGGCCTATAAACAAGACCATGAAGGCTACCTAAAACGGATTATTGACGAGATGCTACCGCGCATAGCGAAAGATGGACTTGCCGACTACATCGACGCCTTTTTAGAGACGGGCTATTTTTCGGTCGATGAAACCATCCGCATTATGGAGGCAGGAAAAAAGTACGGTCTCATCCCCAAAATACACGTTAATCAGTTCACTGCCATCGGAGGCATTCGGGCCTGCGTCGAACACGGGGCCCTGAGTGTCGACCATTTGGAGATCGTAGAGGATGACGATATTGAAGCGTTGAAAAACAGTCGAACGATACCGGTCGCGCTTCCCTCCTGTTCCTACTTTATCAGCATTCCGTACACGCCCGCCCGACAACTCATATCGGCCGGGCTTCCCCTGGCGCTGGCCAGTGATTTCAATCCGGGTACTACACCATCCGGCAATATGAACTTCGTGGTCGCAACCGCGTGCATCAAAATGAAGATGACACCAGAAGAGGCCATCAATGCCGCCACCCTAAATGGTGCCTATGCGATGGGGATTGAAGCGTCACACGGAAGTATCACACGCTGGAAACGGGCCAACCTGATCATCACCAAGCCCATTACGTCTTTTTACGAATTGCCGTATGCCTTCGGTTCGAACCTGATACAGGATGTGATGATCGAAGGGGAATTTGTCGCATAA